TCATCTTCAATTGCTCTTTTCCTTAGGCTAATTTCGCCGCATTCCCAAGAACCAGTGAGGCCCCATACCGTCCTTTAGCACAATTCAGTTAACGGCTTAAGGTTTTTTAGGTGGTTTCGGTGGCTCCACTGGTTTTAATGGTTTAACTGGATGACCTTGATTTGGAGGCTGATATCCAGCATCCCCTGGAATTTGTGTGGGCTGATAACCTCTTTTTGGCGGTTGATAGCCCTCATGAATAGGTTTCTTTTCGCTCATGTTTGTCCTCCTTCTGAAATGTATTCAAAAAGTTCAACTGCTGCGATTTCACTCGAAATTATGATAATTCCCGCTGTCTGCTCTCGTGGCCGCTCAAATCCTCCATGCTCATTTACCACCCACGTTTCTTCCAGATATATTTGCTCCTCTTCTGGTGCACTCGACGTAAAAGACTCACTCCCGTACTTTCCCGCAAATTTTGTTCCATCTTTGAGCGTGACTATGATCCAATACCACTTACGTCGACTAAAAACGTAATCCCACGGCTTGCCCGTGGGGTGAGGAATATTTTTCTGGAATAATTGGGTTGAACGTAGTCTATGCCAGCAATATGCCCAGACAACGGGAAAGAAAAAGAGAACCAGAAGATAAAACATCGCGTAGAGGTATTGATGGGCAGTATGCCAGTTGTTTATCTCAACCAGATAAATGGCCCATGAGAGTAGAGCATAGTTGATACAGCTGAAGGTAACCGCGTCTATAACTTGTTTTGAGGATTTTCGCCATTCTCCTGGAGACAAGAGATCGTACACCTTGATACTGATGAACCCAGGAATAGCAAATGCAATAAAGATGATGAGTTTATCAATTTCCCATATATTCATATCTTGCTCCCATTAGCCTACAAGTCATCTCCAATTGTATGTAACATCTTTATTCTATTATGATATTGCACTCAATAAATGTCAATAAGATTCTATATTTTTAACCATTGCCATTTGAAGTGTTGTATGTTAAGGGAAAGAAGGAAAAACAACGTTATAGGAAGAACTAAATAAAAGTTGCACTGTTTTCTTCATCTTTTTTACCTCCAGTAATCCTGAATCGGGGAGAGGTATCGATGGGATTATTTTCTTTGCCCGTTAAAAATAATCCTTGACAGAAGATAGTGTTAGATGTATCATTAATGACATTGATGATATTTTGTATGTTAATAGAAGAGAAAGGAGGGTGGACGGGTGAGAAAGAAGAGAGAAAATAAGAAAAGGAAATTAGCTATCCTGATGGATGAAGAGTGCTATCGGGAATTGAAGGTAAGGGCAGCGAGAGAGCTTAAACCTCCCGGGAGATTGGTTGAGGAGTGGGTGGAATCCTGGAAGAAAATAAAGAAATAGCTTATGCGAGAGGGCCGAGATAAGAAAGGGGGTTATGGAAATGAGCAAGAATGTTCTTTATTACGGAGATAATTTAGACGTTCTGCGGCGGCACATCAAGGAAGAGAGTATGGATCTTATTTACTTGGATCCTCCTTTCAAGAGCAACCAGGATTACAACGTTCTCTTCGCAGAGCAAAACGGAAGCCGATCGGCCGCCCAGATCAAAGCATTTGAGGATACCTGGCAGTGGGACCAAATAGCGGCTCGTGCATACCAAGAAACTGTGGAAATGGGCGGAAATGTCTCTAGAGCGATGCAAGCCTTCAGAACCATCCTCGGGGAGAACGATATGCTCGCCTATCTTGCCATGATGGCTCCGCGACTGCTAGAGCTCCGGCGTGTGCTTAAACCGACGGGAAGCATCTACCTGCACTGCGACCCCACCGCAAGTCACTATCTGAAGATGCTCATCGATTCGGTCTTCGGTCCGACCAATTTTAGGAACGAAATTGTCTGGCAGCGATTCGGCTCCCACAATGACCCCAAAAGGTTCGGCCGCGTCACTGATTCCATTCTATTTTACTCGAAAACGGATAATTACGTTTTCAATCCCATAAGGGGTTCTTATTCTGAGGACCATCTATCGAAGAGATTCAGGCATTCGGACCCGGATGGTAGGAAGTTCTGGCCAAACACCTGTCTCGCTCCCGGCGGGCGAGGGCCGAGCTACGAATGGCACGGTCACGTGAGGAATTGGAGGTTCACAAAGGAGCACATGGCCGAACTGGACGCAAATGGCGAGATTTACTACAGCGCCCGCGGAATGCCGTATCGCAAGAATTACCTCGACTCTCTTCCGGGACAACTAGTTCAAAATCTATGGACGGACATCAAGATGACCAAGAGTGGCTCGGAACGTCTTGGCTACCAGACCCAAAAACCGGAGGCACTATTAGAAAGAGTCATCCAGGCAAGCAGCAATGAAGGCGACATCGTTTTGGACCCATTTTGTGGCTGTGGAACGACTATCGCCGTAGCCGAGCGACTCAAGCGGAAATGGGTTGGAATCGATATTACTCAAGCAGCCATTGTAGTCATCAAGGAAAGGCTCAAGACTCGATTTCGTGATAAAGCCGAATATGACGTAATAGGTGAACCTACAACGGTTCCAGATGCCGAAGCGCTAGCGAAACAAGACCCATATCAATTTCAATGGTGGGCATTGGGCTTGGTGGGAGCCCGTCCCGTAGATCAAAAGAAGGGGAGCGATAAAGGAATTGATGGACGGCTCTATTTCCACGATGATCCTCTGAGAGGAAAAACGAAACAGATCATTCTATCGGTTAAGTCAGGCCATACAAACGTTGCACATGTCAGAGATCTGCGAGGAGTGATTGAGAGAGAGAAAGCTGAGATTGGGGTTCTAATTACCCTAGAAGAACCAACTAAGCACATGCGAGCTGAGGTTGCGGGTGCAGGGTTTTATGATTCACCTTGGGGCAAGAGGTTTCCACGACTACAAATTCTAACAGTAAGCGAACTCTTGGATGGTAAGGGCATTGATTATCCTCCACCCAGCCAGGTCAATGTAACTTTTAAAAAAGCCCCGGAAGCCCGTGAGGGGGAACTTACAGAGCAAGGGGAACTACCATTAAAAGCGAAAAGATCACCTTAAGAGCAGAGACTATTATCGCTTTGTGTAAAGAGACGATTGATGAGATCGAAGAATATAATAATGTTTAAAAAGTCCCTTCCCTTTTTGGTTGTCTTGATCCTCATGCTTCTGATTTCTTTTTCCCATGCGCAAACATATACTGTCAAGAGGGCTGTTGACGGAGACACCCTTCTCCTGGCAAATAAGGAGCGAGTCCGCCTTATTGGGGTAGACACTCCTGAAACCAAGCATCCAAAGAAGCCGGTCCAATACTTTGGTAAAGAAGCCTCTCTCTTCACCAAAGGGATGGTAGAGGGTAAAGAGGTCCGTCTTGAATATGATTGGCAGAGAAGGGACAGATATAAGCGTATCCTTGCGTATGTCTATCTTTTAGACGGTACTTTCCTGAACGCTGAAATTATAAAACAGGGCTACGGGTTTGCCTATACAAAGTTTCCGTTTAAGTATCTGGAAGAGTTTAGAACCTACGAGAAAGAAGCAAGGGAAAACCGTAGGGGGTTATGGAAATGAGTATAGAGGGGGAGGGAGAATAATTAATGGGACCACTGGAGAATCCCGCGAAGGAACCCATGAAGTCCCCAGCGAGTAAACCATTTAACCGGCCCACCCGCCACTCTTTTTATACCACAGTTCATCAAACAAGGGCAATGAAATTCTTAGCCCAGGAGGGATGACATATGGGAGTCTACTTACATCATGGTAAATGGTATATCGACTACTACTACCAGGGGAAAAGGCTTCGTGAGTCAGCCGGAACTAACAAGAGGCAAGCCTTAAAGGCACTCAGTGCAAGATCGGGTGATATTGTACACGGAAAATTCAGGATTGAAGAAGTAAAGCCCACACCCTACTTTGAGGATTTCTCCAAACAATATCTTGAATGGGCAAAGGATAATCATAAGGCGTGGAAGAGTATGGATGCTGTTCGCATCCGAGCCCTCTTAACCTTTTTTAAAGGAAAGCGCCTACATCAGATCATACCCTTCTTAATCGAGGGATATAAATCACTCAGGAAGGATAAGGTTAAACCAGCCACAATCAACCGGGAGCTCACTGTTCTATCTTCAATCTTCTCCAGGGCCGTTGATTGGGGACTTCTAACCGACCATCCAATGAAAGGTGGAAAGGTAAAGAAGCTTAAGGAAGACAGCCTCAAAGAAAGAATCCTTTCTGTAGACGAGGAAAGGAGCCTCCTCGAAAAAGCCCAACCATGGATCAGGGACCGCATAATCGTCGCCCTGGATACCGGCATGAGGCTTGGGGAGATCCTATCTCTAACTTGGGATCAAATTGACCTTTCCGGAAAGATAATTTCCGTAAAACACACCAAGACCGGAAAGGAAAGAAGGGTGCTTGTGACCGAGAGAGTCTACAGAACTTTGATCTCCAGGAAAGAAGAAAACCCCCAAGGGGCAATGGTCTTCCCAAGTGTTAAGGGGAATTCTACCTCCAGAGCGCATACAGCATTTAAAAGGGCCTGCGATAAGGCTGGAATCCTCGGCTTACGCTTTCACGACCTGCGTCACACCTGTGCGACAAGGTTAGTTATTGGAGGCGTAGACATTGCCACGGTCAAAAAGATTCTCGGTCATTCAACAATCCGCACAACCGAGAGATATCTACATCCCTCCTCTGAAGAAGACAAGAAAGCTGTCCGTGTATTAGAATCCGTGGTTGAGAGTAGTCACCATATGGACACCAAGAAAGAAATAGGGTTAAAGATAATTCCTCTAACCACTTGATTTTATTGGAGGCAGTAACCAGATTTGAACCGGTGAATAACGGTATGCCTGAACAATTCTATTATAAAGACTGGTTTAACACCCCGAGCATTGCAATAGGAGCAAATTACCAATGGAAAAAGTCTATAGAGATTAGAGCTGGCTATATGTATGATAAAAGCCCTGTCCCGAAAAAGACACTCGGCCCAGAGCTTCCTGATAATACAAGAAACATATTCACCCTTGGCACAACATACAAAAAAGACCAATTTAAAATAGACTTAGGATATCAGGCTACCTTTTTCAAAAGGGTAAGCTCATCGAGGAGTATCACGGGTCCAAGAGGGACATACAGCAATTTTGCCCATCTGATTCTTTTAGGTTTGACATACAGCAGATGATAATTATACAGCAGTTTTTATAATATTATGGAAAACCTTCATCAAACCCTAAAAAGAGGCTTTTTAAACGGTCTCTCCATAACATATGAAATGGTGAAGGTTATAGTTCCCTTTTATGTCGCAATCGAGTTTGTTAAACATACCGGTTTCCTTAACACGATAAGTACATTATTTAAACCCTTTATGAGCATATTCGGGCTTCCAGGAGAATCTGCTCTCGGTCTTATGGCAGGTTATTTTATTAATCTTTATGCAGCCATTGCTGTGATTACCCCCCTTCAACTATCCCCCAAGGATATGACTGTAATAGCTCTCATGCTCGGGATATCCCACAGCCTTCCTGTTGAAACAGGGGTTACCAAACAAACAGGCGTGAATGCATGGCTACTGCTTTTTGCAAGGGTCACGTTCAGTCTGCTTTCAGGAGTTTTGATAAATATATTATGGAAATTATTTTAGTAGCTCTCAAGGATTCTCTAAGTTTATCCATAAAGTTACTCTTAATCATACTGCCCCTCACAATCTCATATGAATTTTTGAAGCACAAACAGTCCCGGATTGAAAGAAAACGTTTTGCCTTTATCGGCATCACAGGTAGTGGGCTTGTCCCTCTTATTACAGGTATTATCATAGGACTCACATACGGGGCGGGTGTAATCATCCATTCTATACGAACTTCCAATATAAACAAGAAAGAGGCCTTTCTTATACTCTTCTTCCTTTCCATATGTCACGCAATCATAGAAGACACCTTGATCTTTGTGGTTATCGGTGCAAATGGGTTTGTATTGATAGGTTTTAGATTTTTCCTTGCTATTATTCTTACTTACCTGATATACAGGAGTAAGTTACTGAATAATTAATCTCTTTACTTCCCGGGGGAGTTCTAAGGGTTCCAGAGGGAGTTCAAACTGCATTTTGTTTCTCATATCCCTTAAGATTATTATGTTCTTATCTATCTCTTCATCGCCGAGAATAAATACAAAGTCTGCGTGTAAGCTATCTGCATATCGCATCTGTGATTTTAGAGACTTCCCCTCATAGGAATAGCTTAATGATAAACCTTCTCTGACAAAACTATGCACCAACGGTACAAGATATGCCTTTGCTCTTTCACCGACATAAGCGAAAAAATAGGAAGGTTGCTTTGGCACTACTTCCACCTTTGTAAGTAAAGCAAGCCTTTCCACTCCTATTGCAAAACCATATCCAGGAGTCTTGGGGCCGCCCATCTCCTCAACAAGGTTATCGTACCTTCCTCCTGCTATAAAGGCTTTCTGTGCCCCGAGTTCATCTGATGTTACTTCAAAAACCGTCTTTGTGTAATAATCAAGGCCCCTTACAAGTCTTTTGTTGATAGTATATGTGACATGGAATCCTTCCAGGTGCTTTAAAAGCATATCAAAATGTTCCTTGCATGTTGTACAAAGGAAATCAAAAAGCAAAGGTGACTTCTGGCTCACCTCAATACATTGTGTGTTTTTACAATCAAATATTCGTAATGGATTTCGCTGAAGGCGCCTTATACAGTCCTCGCATAATTCATTTTTTTTTGTTTCAAAATAAGAGACAAGTACCTTTTTAAACGCTTCCCTGCATCCCGGGCAACCTACACTGTTTATCTCAATCCCATAGCTACCCACACCCACACCAAGCTCATGGAGTATCAAAGAGATCATCCATAAAAGTTCTGCATCGATTAACGGGTTATCTATACCGAAAACCTCAACATCTATCTGGTGAAATTCCCTAAACCTGCCCTTCTGTGGCCTTTCATGCCTGAACATAGGACCTACAGAAAATATCTTACTAACCCTTTCCTTTGCATACATACCTGCCTGCAGATACGCCCGTACCATACCTGCAGTTGCCTCAGGCCTGAGTGTAAGCGAGTCTCCACCTATGTCAATAAAAGTAAACATCTCCTTTTCCACAATATCAGTTGTATCCCCAATGCTTCTTACAAAAAGCTCTGTTCTTTCAAGCACAGGTGTTTCAATCTCCACAAAACCTAAAAGGGCGAGATATTTTCTTGATACATCCTCTATCTGTTTAAACCTATCGATTTCCTCACCAAGAATGTCTCTAAATCCCCTCAATGTCTTGATTTTTTCCATTTTTTCCCCAAAAAATAAATATCAATTCATTAGTAACATAAATGATATGGTAATTTAAAGCTAAAAATTCTTGGGTAAATATAAGGGAAAGAGATCTAAGTAAAAAGGCCATACTGCCAAATGACAATATGGCCTTTATCTGTATCTGTTTGATGCCTTTTATATTACCAATTTCCTGTCTTCAGATATTCATCTATTGCCGCCGCTGCCTTTCTCCCTGCACCCATGGCCAGAATAACAGTTGCAGCCCCGGTCACTATGTCACCACCGGCGAATACGCCTTTTCGACTCGTTTTACCTGTTTCCGTATCAGCCTCGATATTGCCTGTCTTCCTCAATTTTAACCCTTCTGTGCTCTGGGTCAAGATCGGGTTCGGGCCCTGTCCAATTGCAACGATTACCACATCCACGTCAATTATATGGTTTGAACCCTTAATTTCAACAGGTCTTCTTCTGCCTGAAGCATCAGGTTCACCAAGCTCCATCTTCACACATTCGATGCCCTTCACCCATCCCTTGTCATCACCGACAATTCTAACCGGGTTTGTAAGCAGCCTGAAATCGATACCCTCTTCTTGTGCATGGTGGGCCTCTTCTGCCCTTGCAGGCATCTCATCACGAGAACGGCGATAGATCAAATACACATGCTCAGCCCCTAATCTTCGTGAAACCCTTGCTGAGTCCATAGCTACGTTACCGCCACCTATAACAGCCACCTTGTTTCCTACCCTCACAGGGGTGTCATATTCAGGGAATAGATAGGCCTTCATCAGGTTTGAACGGGTAAGGAATTCATTCGCAGAATACACACCATTCAGGTTCTCCCCGGGTATGTTCAGAAAATAAGGCAATCCAGCACCGGTACCTATAAAAACAGCATCATATCCCTGAGTGAAAAGCTCGTCCAGTGTCACGGTCTGGCCAACAATCGTATCAACCTTTATCTTTGCTCCAAGTTTTGCAACATAATCTACTTCCCGCTGAACAATGCTCTTCGGCAAACGGAACTCAGGAATTCCATAGACCAGAACACCACCTGCCTTATGAAGTGCTTCAAAAACTGTTACTTCGTGTCCTTTTTTCGATAATTCTCCCGCAACGGCTAAACCTGCAGGGCCGGCACCAATAACCGCCACCTTTTTTCCCGTAGGTTTAGGAAGCTCTGGAACACGAACATCACCATGCTGTAACTCATAATCAGCGGCGAAGCGCTCCAGGCGGCCGATTGCAATGGGCTGACCCTTCTTCCCGAGTACACACTTACTCTCACACTGTGTTTCCTGAGGACAGACGCGGCCGCATACAGCTGGCAGGCTGTTCGTTTCTTTGATTATATGGATGGCGCCCATGAAGTCGCCTTCTTTAACCTTCTTTACGAAAGCAGGGATAGTTATATTTACAGGGCAACCTTCAACACACGGCATGTTCTTACAACTAAGGCACCGGGAGGCTTCACGAATCGCATTTTCCCGGGTGTATCCTAATGCCACCTCGTTAAAGTTTTGAATCCTGAGTTTTGGATCCTGTTCAGGCATACGTTCTCTAACCTTTGTCTTCTTTAACTGTTTTGCCTGAAATTCCAATTTGCACTGATGGTCCCATAGTGCACGCCGTTCCTCGCGGTTGTACATCTTCTGACGCAATATCAGTTCATTGAAATTAACCTGATGCCCGTCAAATTCCGGACCGTCCACGCACACAAATTTGGTCTCATTACCGATCGTAGCCCGGCAGCAACCGCACATACCTGTACCATCAACCATAATAGTATTGAGGCTTACTATTGTCTTTAAATTATGGGGACGGGTCACATCAGCCACAGCCTTCATCATGATTACCGGACCAATCCCGATCACAAGGTTAATCCTTGTCTTTTCTTCTATCAGTTTTTTTAGGATATCCGTCACAAAACCGTGATGACCGTAAGACCCATCATCTGTTGTGACATAAAGCTTATGGCTTACTGCCTTCATCTCCTCTTCAAGTATAAGCATCTCTTTACTACGGGCACCAATAATAGAAATAACCTCATTTCCTGCCTCAAAAAGTGCTTTTGCAATCGGGTATACAGGGGCAACACCAACACCACCTCCGACACAGACGACTGTCCCGAATTTTTCAATGTGGCTCGGTTTGCCCAATGGGCCGACCACATCTAAAATCGCCTGACCTTGCTCAAATTTCTCCAGTTTGCGGGTTGAAGAACCAACTGCCTGAAATATAACCATTATAACACCTTCTTCCCTATTGAAGTCTACCACAGTTAATGGTATCCGCTCCGCATAATCGTCTGCCCTTAAAACCACAAACTGCCCGGGTTTTACCTTTTTCGCTATATCCGGCACATAGAGTTTAAAAAGTGTAACTGACGGCGCCAGCTCAAGTTTCTCAACTATTTCATTAAGTTTAAGTTCTCTTGCCATAATTTCTCCTTTTCCAAATTTTATCCCTCATATATTAACTACCCTTTATTCCCTCTTTTTAATCGGAAACTTAATTGTGAAGGTGGTACCCTTATCTACCTTGCTATCCACTTCAATACGGCCAAAATGTGATTCCACAATCTTTTTTACAATTGTCAGCCCCAGACCCGTCCCTGTTGTATATCTTGTCTTGGGTCCAGATACCCTATAAAACTCATCAAAAATGTAAGGAAGATTCTCTTCATCAATTCCGATACCGGTATCTGTAACCTTGATATCCAAAAAATTTTTATTCGGTTTGGCACTCACCAATACCTTACCCCGTTTCACGTTATATTTAATCGCATTGGAGATGAGATTGGTAAATAATTGCTCCATTTCAGACCGGTCAGCCTCGATAAGGGGCAAAGACTCAGGGACATCCACCTGAAACTGAATTTCCTTAGCCTCACCCTGGTTTTTCAACAACTCCACTGTATTTGTGATGATACCTGAAATATTCAGCAATTCCTTCTTTCGCTCAACCCGTTTAGATTCTAAACGGCTGAACTGCAATAGATCATTTACCAGTTCAAGCAAAGAATGGGCTCGTTGTTTTGCCCGTTCGAGCATCTGACGATTCATCTGTGGGTCATTTCCAGCTGCACCGGTCAGATATGCCGCAAGATACCCCTCAATAGCCGACACAGGTGCCCGTAACTCGTGAGTAACCATCGATACAAACTGTGACTTTATCTGATCAATCTCCTTCAAACCTGTTATATCCCGTAAAGTACTTACAACACCTAACTCCTGTCCGCTTTCATCCCTTATAACCGACACGTTGACCATCAGGGCTCGTGATTCTAACTGGGGCAACTCTATCTCCTCAGAAATGGTTGTGTAACGTAATGAATCAGGAGAAAAGGCCTTATTAATAATTTCAACTAAAGCATGTTGGGGAATAATTGCACCTATATCTTTACCCGTTTCCAGCTGTTCGTCCAGGTTAAGCATCCTGATTGCTGCAGGGTTCCATAACACAAGCTGGTGCTCCCGGTTTATAACCAGAATACCATCAGCCATTGAATTTACTATTGTATGTATCTTCGACTTCTCATTGACCACTTCAAGCAGCTTTTGATCCCTTTCCTCCATAAGGCGCTTCGCCTGGAGACGCAAACGCCTCTTTTCCAGGCCACGGCTCACAACCGCCAGTAACTGGTCAGGGGTAAAGGGCTTCGGGATATAATCATATGCACCGTGCTTCATTGCATCCACGGCGGTTTCTATCGTAGCAAATCCGGTAATAACGATCATAATAACTTCTGGATCAAACTGTCTTACCTGCTCCATCAATTCCAATCCACCCATTACAGGCATCATAAGGTCAACCAGCAAGAGGTCGTATGGCTTGGTTTTAACCATCTCCAGCCCTGCCTTACCATCCTCGGCTGTATCCACAGCATAACCCTCAGGCGCTAAAATTCTACGGCACCCTTCGCGGATCCCTTTTTCATCATCAATAACTAAGATGTTTGCTACTTCACCCATTCACTACTCACACAATCATTCGTTTTCTTTTTGTGCCTTTGCAAGTAGATCATTAATCCTTTTTACCAATTCATCAGGCATTAAAGGCTTACTCGCATAACCATCGGTTTTCATCCAGTATCCGTCAAGTTCCTGAGAAAAATCCATTCCGGTCTCGCTTGCCACTGCTGTGAGCATCAAAATCGGTATATTTTTATAGATCGGATCTACCTTTAAAGCTTTGGCAAAACCGAAACCGGTATCGTGCTTTTCCATCATCAGATCAAGCACAATCAGGTCTGGCTCTTCAAATCTGACCTTATCCAACCCTTCTCGACCCGAATATGCAACAACTACCTCGAAACCATTGTTCTCGAGGACAGCCTTATT
The Pseudomonadota bacterium DNA segment above includes these coding regions:
- a CDS encoding DUF6338 family protein, whose translation is MNIWEIDKLIIFIAFAIPGFISIKVYDLLSPGEWRKSSKQVIDAVTFSCINYALLSWAIYLVEINNWHTAHQYLYAMFYLLVLFFFPVVWAYCWHRLRSTQLFQKNIPHPTGKPWDYVFSRRKWYWIIVTLKDGTKFAGKYGSESFTSSAPEEEQIYLEETWVVNEHGGFERPREQTAGIIIISSEIAAVELFEYISEGGQT
- a CDS encoding DNA methyltransferase, encoding MSKNVLYYGDNLDVLRRHIKEESMDLIYLDPPFKSNQDYNVLFAEQNGSRSAAQIKAFEDTWQWDQIAARAYQETVEMGGNVSRAMQAFRTILGENDMLAYLAMMAPRLLELRRVLKPTGSIYLHCDPTASHYLKMLIDSVFGPTNFRNEIVWQRFGSHNDPKRFGRVTDSILFYSKTDNYVFNPIRGSYSEDHLSKRFRHSDPDGRKFWPNTCLAPGGRGPSYEWHGHVRNWRFTKEHMAELDANGEIYYSARGMPYRKNYLDSLPGQLVQNLWTDIKMTKSGSERLGYQTQKPEALLERVIQASSNEGDIVLDPFCGCGTTIAVAERLKRKWVGIDITQAAIVVIKERLKTRFRDKAEYDVIGEPTTVPDAEALAKQDPYQFQWWALGLVGARPVDQKKGSDKGIDGRLYFHDDPLRGKTKQIILSVKSGHTNVAHVRDLRGVIEREKAEIGVLITLEEPTKHMRAEVAGAGFYDSPWGKRFPRLQILTVSELLDGKGIDYPPPSQVNVTFKKAPEAREGELTEQGELPLKAKRSP
- a CDS encoding thermonuclease family protein, with protein sequence MRSKNIIMFKKSLPFLVVLILMLLISFSHAQTYTVKRAVDGDTLLLANKERVRLIGVDTPETKHPKKPVQYFGKEASLFTKGMVEGKEVRLEYDWQRRDRYKRILAYVYLLDGTFLNAEIIKQGYGFAYTKFPFKYLEEFRTYEKEARENRRGLWK
- a CDS encoding tyrosine-type recombinase/integrase; translated protein: MGVYLHHGKWYIDYYYQGKRLRESAGTNKRQALKALSARSGDIVHGKFRIEEVKPTPYFEDFSKQYLEWAKDNHKAWKSMDAVRIRALLTFFKGKRLHQIIPFLIEGYKSLRKDKVKPATINRELTVLSSIFSRAVDWGLLTDHPMKGGKVKKLKEDSLKERILSVDEERSLLEKAQPWIRDRIIVALDTGMRLGEILSLTWDQIDLSGKIISVKHTKTGKERRVLVTERVYRTLISRKEENPQGAMVFPSVKGNSTSRAHTAFKRACDKAGILGLRFHDLRHTCATRLVIGGVDIATVKKILGHSTIRTTERYLHPSSEEDKKAVRVLESVVESSHHMDTKKEIGLKIIPLTT
- a CDS encoding outer membrane protein transport protein, coding for MNNGMPEQFYYKDWFNTPSIAIGANYQWKKSIEIRAGYMYDKSPVPKKTLGPELPDNTRNIFTLGTTYKKDQFKIDLGYQATFFKRVSSSRSITGPRGTYSNFAHLILLGLTYSR
- a CDS encoding nucleoside recognition protein, with translation MENLHQTLKRGFLNGLSITYEMVKVIVPFYVAIEFVKHTGFLNTISTLFKPFMSIFGLPGESALGLMAGYFINLYAAIAVITPLQLSPKDMTVIALMLGISHSLPVETGVTKQTGVNAWLLLFARVTFSLLSGVLINILWKLF
- a CDS encoding nucleoside recognition protein — its product is MEIILVALKDSLSLSIKLLLIILPLTISYEFLKHKQSRIERKRFAFIGITGSGLVPLITGIIIGLTYGAGVIIHSIRTSNINKKEAFLILFFLSICHAIIEDTLIFVVIGANGFVLIGFRFFLAIILTYLIYRSKLLNN
- the hisS gene encoding histidine--tRNA ligase codes for the protein MEKIKTLRGFRDILGEEIDRFKQIEDVSRKYLALLGFVEIETPVLERTELFVRSIGDTTDIVEKEMFTFIDIGGDSLTLRPEATAGMVRAYLQAGMYAKERVSKIFSVGPMFRHERPQKGRFREFHQIDVEVFGIDNPLIDAELLWMISLILHELGVGVGSYGIEINSVGCPGCREAFKKVLVSYFETKKNELCEDCIRRLQRNPLRIFDCKNTQCIEVSQKSPLLFDFLCTTCKEHFDMLLKHLEGFHVTYTINKRLVRGLDYYTKTVFEVTSDELGAQKAFIAGGRYDNLVEEMGGPKTPGYGFAIGVERLALLTKVEVVPKQPSYFFAYVGERAKAYLVPLVHSFVREGLSLSYSYEGKSLKSQMRYADSLHADFVFILGDEEIDKNIIILRDMRNKMQFELPLEPLELPREVKRLIIQ
- a CDS encoding bifunctional dihydroorotate dehydrogenase B NAD binding subunit/NADPH-dependent glutamate synthase; translation: MARELKLNEIVEKLELAPSVTLFKLYVPDIAKKVKPGQFVVLRADDYAERIPLTVVDFNREEGVIMVIFQAVGSSTRKLEKFEQGQAILDVVGPLGKPSHIEKFGTVVCVGGGVGVAPVYPIAKALFEAGNEVISIIGARSKEMLILEEEMKAVSHKLYVTTDDGSYGHHGFVTDILKKLIEEKTRINLVIGIGPVIMMKAVADVTRPHNLKTIVSLNTIMVDGTGMCGCCRATIGNETKFVCVDGPEFDGHQVNFNELILRQKMYNREERRALWDHQCKLEFQAKQLKKTKVRERMPEQDPKLRIQNFNEVALGYTRENAIREASRCLSCKNMPCVEGCPVNITIPAFVKKVKEGDFMGAIHIIKETNSLPAVCGRVCPQETQCESKCVLGKKGQPIAIGRLERFAADYELQHGDVRVPELPKPTGKKVAVIGAGPAGLAVAGELSKKGHEVTVFEALHKAGGVLVYGIPEFRLPKSIVQREVDYVAKLGAKIKVDTIVGQTVTLDELFTQGYDAVFIGTGAGLPYFLNIPGENLNGVYSANEFLTRSNLMKAYLFPEYDTPVRVGNKVAVIGGGNVAMDSARVSRRLGAEHVYLIYRRSRDEMPARAEEAHHAQEEGIDFRLLTNPVRIVGDDKGWVKGIECVKMELGEPDASGRRRPVEIKGSNHIIDVDVVIVAIGQGPNPILTQSTEGLKLRKTGNIEADTETGKTSRKGVFAGGDIVTGAATVILAMGAGRKAAAAIDEYLKTGNW
- a CDS encoding response regulator, which encodes MGEVANILVIDDEKGIREGCRRILAPEGYAVDTAEDGKAGLEMVKTKPYDLLLVDLMMPVMGGLELMEQVRQFDPEVIMIVITGFATIETAVDAMKHGAYDYIPKPFTPDQLLAVVSRGLEKRRLRLQAKRLMEERDQKLLEVVNEKSKIHTIVNSMADGILVINREHQLVLWNPAAIRMLNLDEQLETGKDIGAIIPQHALVEIINKAFSPDSLRYTTISEEIELPQLESRALMVNVSVIRDESGQELGVVSTLRDITGLKEIDQIKSQFVSMVTHELRAPVSAIEGYLAAYLTGAAGNDPQMNRQMLERAKQRAHSLLELVNDLLQFSRLESKRVERKKELLNISGIITNTVELLKNQGEAKEIQFQVDVPESLPLIEADRSEMEQLFTNLISNAIKYNVKRGKVLVSAKPNKNFLDIKVTDTGIGIDEENLPYIFDEFYRVSGPKTRYTTGTGLGLTIVKKIVESHFGRIEVDSKVDKGTTFTIKFPIKKRE
- a CDS encoding response regulator, with the protein product MSKKTKILLVDNDVDFIDLNKAVLENNGFEVVVAYSGREGLDKVRFEEPDLIVLDLMMEKHDTGFGFAKALKVDPIYKNIPILMLTAVASETGMDFSQELDGYWMKTDGYASKPLMPDELVKRINDLLAKAQKENE